In the genome of Streptomyces sp. V2I9, one region contains:
- a CDS encoding carbonic anhydrase — translation MQALVEHARTFTEHVAANAKEFERLADGQTPEALFVTCSDSRVVPSLITGARPGQLFELRTAGNIVPPYPAEDRPTGEAATIEYALRMLQVRDIIVCGHSHCGAVGAILRGEDLSAMPAVRHWLTHSTGGRTPPAGDLPGAVQAHAVAQLDTLRGYPAVRERIADGSLGLHAWYYEVHTGSVSVHRPERGTEFARL, via the coding sequence ATGCAAGCCCTCGTAGAACACGCCCGGACATTCACCGAGCATGTCGCCGCGAACGCAAAGGAATTCGAACGCCTCGCGGACGGCCAGACCCCCGAAGCACTTTTCGTCACGTGTTCGGACTCACGTGTCGTGCCCTCGCTGATCACCGGCGCCCGCCCGGGGCAGCTCTTCGAACTCCGCACCGCGGGCAACATCGTTCCCCCTTACCCGGCGGAGGACCGGCCCACCGGCGAAGCCGCCACCATCGAGTACGCGCTGCGCATGCTCCAGGTGCGCGACATCATCGTCTGCGGGCACTCCCACTGCGGCGCGGTGGGCGCGATCCTCCGCGGCGAGGACCTCTCCGCCATGCCCGCCGTCCGTCACTGGCTGACGCACTCCACGGGCGGCCGTACGCCCCCCGCCGGGGACCTGCCCGGCGCGGTCCAGGCCCACGCCGTCGCCCAGCTCGACACCCTGCGCGGCTACCCCGCGGTGCGTGAGCGGATCGCGGACGGCTCGCTCGGTCTGCACGCCTGGTACTACGAAGTGCACACCGGCTCCGTCAGCGTCCACCGGCCGGAGCGCGGGACCGAGTTCGCCCGCCTTTGA
- a CDS encoding SAM-dependent methyltransferase: MSVVDDDFRRRIRSDVPHSARVWNAWLGGKDHYPVDRELADAVSAAYPQIADIARASRAFQIRAIHHLVSEGVRQFLDVGTGLPVANSTHEVAQSVAPESRIVYVDNDPIVLAHAEALLTGAPEGRTAYVEADLSDVDAVVDEAAHTLDLSRPVAVLLLSTLGHLVPAEGVDVVRRYLARMPSGSFLVLCDTVKTPQTLAAQEAYASGDNPPYLVREPEEITGCAEGLDPVDPGFVPIDRWRPEEDDAVPVDQWGLVARKP; the protein is encoded by the coding sequence ATGAGCGTCGTCGACGACGATTTCCGCCGCAGGATCCGGTCCGACGTCCCGCACTCGGCGCGCGTCTGGAACGCCTGGCTGGGCGGCAAGGACCACTACCCGGTGGACCGGGAGCTCGCCGACGCGGTGAGCGCCGCCTACCCGCAGATCGCCGACATCGCCCGCGCCTCCCGCGCCTTCCAGATCCGGGCGATCCACCACCTCGTCTCGGAAGGGGTACGTCAGTTCCTCGACGTCGGCACCGGGCTCCCGGTGGCGAACAGCACGCACGAGGTGGCGCAGAGCGTCGCGCCGGAGTCGCGGATCGTCTACGTGGACAACGACCCGATCGTCCTCGCCCACGCGGAGGCGTTGCTGACCGGCGCGCCCGAGGGCCGCACGGCCTATGTGGAGGCCGATCTCTCCGACGTGGACGCCGTGGTGGACGAGGCGGCGCACACCCTCGACCTGTCCCGGCCCGTCGCCGTGCTCCTGCTCTCGACCCTGGGACACCTCGTTCCGGCCGAGGGCGTCGACGTCGTGCGGCGGTACCTGGCGCGGATGCCGTCGGGGAGTTTCCTGGTGCTCTGCGACACGGTGAAGACCCCGCAGACGCTGGCGGCACAGGAGGCGTACGCGTCGGGCGACAACCCGCCCTACCTCGTCCGGGAACCGGAGGAGATCACCGGCTGCGCCGAGGGCCTTGACCCGGTCGATCCCGGTTTCGTCCCGATCGACCGCTGGCGGCCCGAGGAGGACGACGCGGTCCCGGTCGACCAGTGGGGCCTCGTCGCCCGCAAGCCGTAA
- a CDS encoding DUF2267 domain-containing protein, which yields MIHESRNTGAPLDATFDLLLEKIRYEGAYPTRERAEESLRAVLGALGRQITGDERVALAAALPEEAARVFTAEVPAVQQLPGAAFVRELAERTGGTPATARWDAGVVLSQIAALVGDELVADVVSCLPPGYALLFGRAELLAQAA from the coding sequence ATGATCCACGAGTCCCGGAACACCGGCGCACCGCTGGACGCGACCTTTGACCTGCTGTTGGAGAAGATCCGGTACGAGGGCGCCTATCCCACGCGCGAACGTGCCGAGGAGAGCCTGCGTGCGGTGCTGGGCGCGCTGGGCCGGCAGATCACCGGCGACGAACGGGTCGCGCTGGCTGCCGCCCTGCCCGAGGAGGCCGCCCGCGTGTTCACCGCGGAGGTCCCGGCCGTGCAACAGCTCCCCGGAGCCGCCTTCGTCCGTGAACTCGCCGAGCGGACCGGAGGCACCCCGGCGACCGCCCGGTGGGACGCCGGCGTGGTCCTCAGCCAGATCGCCGCGCTGGTGGGCGACGAACTCGTCGCCGATGTCGTCAGCTGCCTGCCGCCCGGTTACGCGCTCCTCTTCGGCCGCGCGGAACTCCTCGCCCAGGCGGCCTGA
- a CDS encoding neutral/alkaline ceramidase translates to MPPPSIRRSRRRLPVAVLAIALGAVTLGGPSPAAASDSAAEAAYLVGRGISDVTGEAAETGMMGYSSFGQKTSGIHQRQRSRAFVVVDRASGKRVVYVNADLAMIFQSVRQGVLARLKERYGSLYDEANVLLSATHTHSGPGGYSHNVAYNLSVLGFQKETYRAIVDGITDSVAKAHQDLAPGTMSLGTGTLTNASVNRSRAAFDRNPAADRAAFPDAIDPAMTVLRFKQGEKDVGAVSWFATHNTSITNRNTLISPDNKGYASYAWEHDHEGVRYLDDTPGFVAAFPNTNAGDMSPNLNLKPGSGPTEDEFENARIIGERQLDKAREIYRDARPVAGGVDSRLTHVDMENVTVGGAYTSDGQEHRTCPAVVGASTLAGSVEDGPAIPGFEEGARTPVASIIDALRVDTPSWLQTCQYPKASLIPTGLLSKVHPVTPKTLPLQIMKIGELHLVAAPGEFTIASGLRVRRTVAGRLGVPLDRVLLQGYANAYSQYVTTPEEYDTQNYEGGSTLYGRYTLPAYQQEYARIADSLRAGTALERGVAPPDESGRQFTFQTGVVYDNPPSGRAFGAVLKAPERSYARGSTATAEFATGHPKNNVRRGSTFLEVQRLENGTWKRVLDDGDWETTYRWTRLDGLTGTSKATITWKIAPDTAPGSYRIVHHGDAKSLLGRITPFTGATEAFTVS, encoded by the coding sequence ATGCCACCCCCCAGCATCCGCCGCTCACGGCGCAGGCTCCCCGTCGCGGTACTCGCCATCGCCCTCGGAGCGGTCACCCTCGGCGGTCCCTCGCCCGCCGCGGCGTCGGACTCCGCCGCCGAGGCGGCCTACCTCGTCGGGCGCGGCATCTCCGACGTCACGGGGGAGGCCGCCGAGACCGGGATGATGGGGTACTCCAGCTTCGGCCAGAAGACCTCGGGCATCCACCAGCGCCAGCGGTCGCGCGCCTTCGTCGTCGTGGACCGGGCGAGCGGCAAGCGGGTGGTGTACGTCAACGCCGACCTGGCGATGATCTTCCAGTCCGTCCGCCAGGGCGTCCTGGCCCGGCTGAAGGAGCGTTACGGCAGCCTGTACGACGAGGCGAACGTCCTGCTGTCGGCCACCCACACCCACTCGGGGCCCGGCGGGTACTCCCACAACGTCGCCTACAACCTCTCCGTCCTCGGCTTCCAGAAGGAGACCTACCGGGCGATCGTCGACGGCATCACCGACTCCGTCGCCAAGGCGCATCAGGACCTCGCGCCCGGCACCATGAGCCTGGGCACCGGGACCCTCACCAACGCCAGCGTCAACCGCTCCCGCGCGGCGTTCGACCGCAACCCGGCCGCCGACCGGGCCGCCTTCCCCGACGCGATCGACCCGGCGATGACCGTGCTGCGCTTCAAGCAGGGTGAGAAGGATGTGGGCGCGGTCAGCTGGTTCGCCACCCACAACACCTCGATCACCAACAGGAACACGCTGATCAGCCCTGACAACAAGGGCTACGCCTCCTACGCCTGGGAGCACGATCACGAGGGCGTGCGCTACCTCGACGACACCCCCGGTTTCGTCGCCGCCTTCCCGAACACCAACGCCGGCGACATGTCCCCGAACCTCAACCTGAAGCCCGGCTCCGGGCCCACCGAGGACGAGTTCGAGAACGCGCGGATCATCGGTGAGCGCCAGCTCGACAAGGCCCGCGAGATCTACCGGGACGCGCGGCCCGTCGCCGGAGGGGTCGACTCCCGGCTCACCCACGTCGACATGGAGAACGTGACCGTGGGCGGCGCGTACACCTCGGACGGCCAGGAGCACCGCACCTGCCCCGCCGTCGTGGGCGCGTCCACGCTCGCGGGCAGCGTCGAGGACGGCCCGGCGATCCCCGGCTTCGAGGAGGGCGCGCGCACGCCGGTGGCGAGCATCATCGACGCGCTGCGCGTCGACACCCCCTCGTGGCTCCAGACCTGTCAGTACCCGAAGGCGAGCCTGATCCCCACCGGTCTGCTGAGCAAGGTCCACCCGGTCACCCCGAAGACCCTCCCGCTCCAGATCATGAAGATCGGCGAGCTGCACCTGGTGGCCGCGCCGGGCGAGTTCACGATCGCCTCCGGCCTCCGCGTACGCCGCACGGTGGCCGGGCGGCTGGGTGTCCCGCTGGACCGCGTCCTGCTCCAGGGGTACGCCAACGCCTACAGCCAGTACGTCACGACGCCGGAGGAGTACGACACCCAGAACTACGAGGGCGGCTCCACGCTGTACGGCCGCTACACCCTGCCCGCCTACCAGCAGGAGTACGCCAGGATCGCGGATTCCCTGCGCGCGGGCACCGCACTGGAACGGGGCGTGGCGCCGCCGGACGAGTCGGGACGGCAATTCACCTTCCAGACCGGTGTCGTGTACGACAACCCGCCCTCGGGCAGGGCGTTCGGCGCGGTCCTGAAGGCTCCGGAGCGCTCGTACGCGCGCGGCTCCACCGCGACCGCCGAGTTCGCCACGGGCCACCCGAAGAACAACGTCCGCCGGGGCTCCACCTTCCTGGAGGTCCAGCGGCTGGAGAACGGCACGTGGAAGCGGGTGCTGGACGACGGCGACTGGGAGACCACCTACCGCTGGACCCGGCTCGACGGCCTCACCGGCACCTCGAAGGCGACGATCACCTGGAAGATCGCCCCGGACACCGCCCCCGGCTCCTACCGGATCGTGCACCACGGTGACGCGAAGAGCCTGCTCGGAAGGATCACTCCGTTCACGGGGGCGACGGAGGCGTTCACGGTGAGCTAG
- a CDS encoding Hsp20/alpha crystallin family protein, with the protein MLMRTDPFRELDRITEQLLRPGTWSRPSAMPMDAYREGDEYVVAFDLPGVPPEAIDIDVERNMLTVKAERRPAVNADHVQMELSERPLGVFSRQIVLADTLDTERIDADYDAGVLTLRIPIAERAKPRKIAIGGESRRKQLKS; encoded by the coding sequence ATGCTGATGCGTACCGACCCCTTCCGTGAACTCGACCGGATCACCGAGCAACTCCTGCGCCCCGGCACCTGGTCGCGCCCTTCGGCGATGCCGATGGACGCGTACCGGGAGGGCGACGAGTACGTGGTGGCCTTCGATCTCCCCGGCGTCCCCCCGGAGGCGATCGACATCGACGTGGAGCGGAACATGCTGACCGTCAAGGCCGAGCGCAGGCCCGCGGTCAACGCCGACCACGTCCAGATGGAGCTGTCCGAGCGGCCGTTGGGGGTCTTTTCCCGCCAGATCGTCCTCGCGGACACGCTCGACACCGAGCGGATCGACGCCGACTACGACGCGGGGGTGCTGACCCTGCGTATCCCCATCGCGGAGCGCGCCAAGCCCCGCAAGATCGCCATCGGCGGGGAGTCCCGGCGCAAGCAGCTCAAGAGCTGA
- a CDS encoding HSP18 transcriptional regulator has translation MSTPAQPDPPRDPAPDAVSFLAAWAALRTIDEAVREARVDTEEAASGPPPATERAQALASLQLLREVREQLAGWETGLIETARAAGASWADLADPLGVASRQAAERRYLRLRPGPEGSTGEQRVRATRDRRAGDRSITAWARRNAADLRSLAGQITALADLPTAADPSLDRLREALGDDDAAALVTPLTALHPHLTPAHRELADRVDSLTHHTGRLREDTAARRRGD, from the coding sequence ATGTCCACACCGGCCCAGCCCGACCCGCCCCGAGACCCCGCCCCGGACGCCGTTTCCTTCCTGGCCGCGTGGGCGGCCCTCCGGACCATCGACGAGGCGGTCCGCGAGGCGCGGGTGGACACCGAGGAAGCGGCGTCAGGCCCGCCCCCGGCCACGGAGCGCGCCCAGGCCCTGGCCTCGCTCCAGCTCCTGCGCGAGGTGCGGGAACAGCTGGCGGGCTGGGAGACCGGCCTGATCGAGACGGCCCGCGCTGCCGGGGCGAGCTGGGCCGACCTGGCCGATCCGCTGGGCGTGGCCAGCCGCCAGGCCGCCGAGCGGCGCTATCTGCGGCTCCGCCCCGGCCCCGAGGGCAGCACCGGGGAGCAGCGGGTGCGGGCGACCCGCGACCGCCGGGCGGGAGACCGGTCGATCACCGCGTGGGCCCGGCGGAACGCGGCGGACCTGCGGTCGCTCGCCGGGCAGATCACGGCGCTGGCCGACCTACCCACCGCGGCGGACCCCTCGCTGGACCGGCTCCGCGAGGCGCTCGGCGACGACGACGCCGCTGCCCTGGTCACCCCGCTCACCGCTCTCCACCCCCACCTCACCCCGGCGCACCGGGAGCTGGCGGACCGCGTGGACTCCCTCACCCACCACACCGGCCGACTGCGCGAGGACACCGCCGCCCGGCGCCGCGGCGACTGA
- a CDS encoding STAS domain-containing protein, whose protein sequence is MAGAHHREIDVDHVEPLRLALSAAIRTGSPVVVDCSGIGFADSSFLNTVIVGACSVPIHLAGVPDGLARLFQVTGTTSLFPHHPDIPSALRRCAERA, encoded by the coding sequence ATGGCTGGTGCGCATCACCGGGAGATCGACGTCGACCATGTCGAGCCCCTGCGCCTCGCCCTGTCCGCGGCGATCCGCACGGGCTCGCCGGTGGTGGTGGACTGCTCCGGCATCGGCTTCGCGGACTCCTCGTTCCTCAACACCGTCATCGTCGGGGCGTGTTCGGTGCCCATCCACCTGGCGGGCGTGCCGGACGGACTCGCCAGGTTGTTCCAGGTCACGGGGACCACGTCGCTCTTCCCCCACCACCCCGACATCCCGTCCGCGCTGAGGCGATGCGCGGAGCGGGCGTAG
- a CDS encoding ATP-binding protein, protein MADSEMRAVGWAQSFPMSQGVRAGRLWARAHLDSLEWARSAPDLVDSVLLTVTELITNAHRHAHSDAQLVLTWDSACLHVSVHDSSPHPPTPSDRGPDATGGRGLTIVEALSDSWEHHPQREGKTVTACFVPPGYAAPDHVRNTE, encoded by the coding sequence GTGGCCGATTCCGAGATGAGGGCGGTGGGTTGGGCGCAGTCCTTCCCCATGTCCCAAGGGGTGCGGGCCGGGCGTCTCTGGGCGCGCGCACATCTGGACTCGCTGGAATGGGCTCGGAGCGCACCCGATCTGGTGGATTCGGTGCTTCTGACGGTGACCGAGCTCATCACCAACGCGCACAGACATGCTCATAGCGATGCGCAACTCGTCCTGACCTGGGACAGCGCCTGCCTGCACGTGAGCGTTCACGACTCCAGCCCGCATCCGCCGACCCCGTCCGACCGGGGCCCCGACGCGACCGGTGGCCGGGGCCTCACGATCGTCGAGGCACTGTCCGACAGCTGGGAACACCATCCGCAACGAGAGGGCAAGACCGTGACCGCCTGCTTCGTTCCGCCCGGCTACGCCGCCCCGGACCACGTCCGCAACACCGAGTGA
- a CDS encoding IS5 family transposase (programmed frameshift) produces the protein MGRGDLTNREWSLLEPHLPPLGGRGGRWNDHRTVVNGMLFRIRTGVPWRDLPERYGSWKTVYERHRRWSADGTWDRILHSVQADADLAGRVDWSMVGVDSTSCRAHQHAAGARRTRPRVPKKRTTPRHHRPDEGLGRSRGGLTCKIHLAGEGGCRPMALLLTPGQWGDAPQMIEVLDRIRVPRPLGGRPRTRPDHVSGDKAYSSRRNRRYLRRRDIRHTIPEPKDQRANRRRRGSNGGRPAGFDPDHYRRRNEVERTINRLKNSRAVATRYDKRAYVFHGTVTAAAIRLWLRQ, from the exons ATGGGTCGGGGGGATTTGACGAATCGCGAGTGGTCGTTACTGGAACCGCATCTGCCACCTCTGGGTGGCCGGGGCGGTCGGTGGAACGACCACCGCACCGTGGTCAACGGGATGCTGTTCCGGATCCGAACCGGTGTCCCGTGGCGTGACCTGCCGGAACGCTACGGCTCGTGGAAAACCGTTTACGAACGGCATCGCCGCTGGTCGGCGGACGGCACCTGGGACCGGATCCTGCATTCGGTCCAGGCCGACGCCGACCTGGCGGGGCGTGTCGACTGGTCGATGGTCGGCGTCGACTCGACGTCCTGCCGGGCCCATCAGCACGCGGCCGGCGCACGCAGGACCCGGCCGCGGGTCCCGA AAAAAAGGACGACGCCCCGGCACCACCGCCCCGACGAGGGACTCGGACGGTCCCGGGGCGGCCTGACCTGCAAGATCCACCTCGCCGGCGAAGGCGGCTGCCGCCCCATGGCCCTCCTGCTCACGCCGGGACAGTGGGGCGACGCACCGCAGATGATCGAGGTCCTGGACCGGATCCGAGTTCCGCGGCCGCTTGGCGGAAGGCCCCGGACCCGGCCGGACCACGTCAGCGGCGACAAGGCATACAGTTCCCGCCGAAACCGCCGCTACCTGCGAAGACGCGACATCCGGCACACGATCCCAGAACCGAAGGACCAGCGGGCCAACCGCCGCCGCAGGGGCAGCAACGGGGGCAGGCCCGCCGGCTTCGACCCCGACCACTACCGGCGCCGCAACGAGGTCGAGCGGACCATCAACCGGCTCAAGAACTCCCGCGCGGTCGCCACCCGTTACGACAAGAGGGCCTACGTCTTCCACGGCACTGTCACCGCCGCAGCGATCCGACTCTGGCTCCGTCAGTGA
- a CDS encoding dienelactone hydrolase family protein, with amino-acid sequence MTESTGLPLSAPEALTVLGALVLVLARWLPERWRGPAALASGALLAGSVAVLAVAGPRWQLAPVVGAAAVAGAFALAPWPARRSGRTPRRARWWLALPGSVVGVALVVAGPVAAWAFPVPDFPEPSGRFPVGAQTLEWSERADRAGRKGEPLPAGARRRTEPRPLVAQLWYPAGHTAPDARRAPYLGRTEAEARTVSAALADYSGVPAFLLDGLPRARSHAVPGAPVADDGGRFPVVLFSPGLGGVRTQNTACAEELASHGYVVAAVDHPYDSAAVVLSDGRTLRTRVTATGDPAKDEALAEGRTRARPADLRAVLTRLERLESGAVEGPLTGRLDTARVAATGHLIGGAAALLAARQDARFDAVVDLDGFPRGPVGGRFEQPMLALTQEIGPDTDPDYLPRLTRVLERGGATNYRLTVPGAAHLTFTDAPLHLPPVPGVVGSPGRAESTRITAGATRSFLDAVLRGAPVDLPAALSAHGEVTVHPPAAAR; translated from the coding sequence ATGACCGAATCGACCGGGCTGCCGTTGTCCGCGCCCGAAGCCCTGACGGTGCTCGGCGCCCTCGTCCTCGTCCTGGCCCGCTGGCTTCCCGAGCGGTGGCGCGGCCCGGCCGCGCTCGCCTCGGGAGCACTGCTCGCGGGGTCGGTGGCCGTTCTCGCCGTGGCGGGACCGCGCTGGCAGCTGGCGCCGGTGGTGGGTGCGGCGGCCGTCGCGGGGGCGTTCGCGCTCGCCCCGTGGCCGGCGCGGCGCTCCGGACGGACGCCGCGCCGGGCCCGGTGGTGGCTTGCCCTGCCGGGGTCGGTGGTGGGCGTGGCGCTCGTGGTCGCGGGGCCGGTGGCCGCCTGGGCGTTTCCGGTGCCGGACTTCCCCGAGCCGTCGGGACGGTTCCCGGTGGGCGCCCAGACGCTGGAGTGGTCCGAGCGGGCGGACCGGGCGGGCCGGAAGGGGGAGCCGCTCCCGGCGGGAGCAAGGCGGAGGACGGAGCCGCGGCCGCTCGTGGCGCAGCTCTGGTACCCGGCGGGGCACACCGCGCCGGACGCCCGACGCGCGCCGTACCTCGGGCGGACCGAGGCGGAGGCGCGTACGGTCTCGGCGGCGCTGGCCGACTACTCGGGCGTCCCCGCGTTCCTCCTCGACGGGCTGCCGCGTGCCCGGAGCCACGCGGTGCCCGGCGCACCGGTCGCGGACGACGGCGGCCGCTTCCCCGTGGTGCTGTTCTCCCCCGGCCTCGGCGGCGTGCGCACCCAGAACACCGCCTGTGCCGAGGAACTCGCCTCCCACGGTTACGTCGTGGCCGCCGTGGACCACCCGTACGACTCCGCGGCCGTGGTCCTGTCGGACGGCCGGACCCTCCGTACGCGGGTCACCGCCACCGGCGACCCCGCGAAGGACGAGGCGCTGGCGGAAGGGCGGACGCGGGCACGGCCGGCGGATCTGCGAGCGGTGCTCACCCGGCTGGAGCGGCTGGAGAGCGGTGCGGTCGAGGGTCCGTTGACCGGGCGGCTCGACACCGCCAGGGTCGCGGCGACCGGGCACTTGATCGGGGGCGCGGCAGCGCTCCTCGCGGCCCGACAGGACGCCCGGTTCGACGCGGTCGTCGATCTGGACGGCTTCCCGCGCGGGCCCGTCGGCGGCCGCTTCGAGCAGCCGATGCTGGCGCTGACCCAGGAGATCGGGCCGGACACCGACCCGGACTACCTGCCCCGGCTCACGCGAGTGCTGGAGCGGGGCGGGGCGACGAACTACCGGCTGACCGTGCCCGGCGCCGCACACCTCACCTTCACCGACGCCCCGCTCCACCTGCCGCCGGTCCCCGGCGTCGTCGGCTCCCCGGGGCGTGCGGAGAGCACCCGGATCACCGCCGGGGCCACCCGGTCGTTCCTCGACGCCGTCCTGCGCGGCGCCCCCGTCGACCTGCCCGCCGCGCTCTCCGCCCACGGGGAGGTGACGGTCCACCCGCCCGCCGCCGCCCGCTGA
- a CDS encoding SulP family inorganic anion transporter has product MITAKELKNPHVVRRDLLASLVVFLVALPLCVGIAVASGVPAELGLVTGIVGGLVVGLLPGSRLQVSGPAAGLTVLVFEAVQEFGLSTLGPIVLAAGLLQVVLGLARFGRWFRAISVSVVQGMLAGIGLIIVLGQVYAMADLEQPGSGPAKLAGLPGLAVDIVTNQEALTAFGLGAGTIAVLLLWPKLPATVRIVPAPLAAVALATAVASLAGLRPAVADVNGLLHAIDLPGGAEFTRLADVAVIGTVLAFALIASAESLFSAAAVDRMHDGPRTDYDKELVAQGVGNTLCGALGALPMTAVIVRSAANVQAGATTALSRVAHGLWLLLFAALLPAAVGIIPLASLAGILVHAGCKLVPAREFGPLWREHRGEALLLAVTAIAIVVTNLFEGVVLGLLLAVVKSAWETSHIQLTTHELTGGRVVVALTGNATFLRLPRILEQLEGLPQDRPIELDLTGVRHLDHACRIALENWARRHHHAETEPVTIRRQPSP; this is encoded by the coding sequence GTGATCACCGCGAAGGAACTCAAGAACCCCCACGTCGTACGACGGGACCTGCTGGCGTCCCTCGTCGTCTTCCTCGTCGCGCTGCCGCTGTGCGTCGGCATCGCCGTCGCCTCCGGCGTCCCGGCCGAACTGGGCCTGGTCACCGGCATCGTCGGCGGACTGGTCGTCGGCCTGCTGCCGGGCAGCAGGCTCCAGGTCAGCGGCCCCGCCGCCGGACTCACCGTCCTCGTCTTCGAGGCGGTCCAGGAGTTCGGCCTCAGCACGCTCGGTCCGATCGTGCTCGCCGCCGGCCTCCTCCAGGTGGTGCTGGGCCTGGCGCGCTTCGGCCGCTGGTTCCGCGCCATCTCCGTCTCCGTGGTGCAGGGCATGCTCGCCGGCATCGGCCTGATCATCGTGCTCGGGCAGGTGTACGCCATGGCCGACCTCGAGCAACCGGGCAGCGGCCCCGCCAAGCTGGCCGGACTCCCCGGACTCGCCGTCGACATCGTCACGAACCAGGAGGCCCTGACCGCCTTCGGCCTCGGCGCCGGCACGATCGCCGTGCTGCTGCTGTGGCCGAAGCTCCCCGCCACCGTCCGTATCGTCCCCGCTCCCCTCGCCGCGGTCGCCCTGGCCACCGCGGTCGCCTCCCTGGCCGGGCTGCGGCCGGCGGTGGCCGATGTGAACGGGCTCCTCCACGCCATCGACCTCCCCGGCGGGGCGGAGTTCACCCGGCTCGCCGACGTGGCGGTCATCGGCACCGTGCTGGCCTTCGCCCTGATCGCCTCGGCGGAGAGCCTGTTCAGCGCGGCGGCCGTAGACCGCATGCATGACGGCCCCCGTACCGACTACGACAAGGAACTGGTGGCCCAGGGCGTCGGCAACACCCTCTGCGGGGCGCTCGGGGCACTGCCGATGACCGCGGTCATCGTGCGCAGCGCCGCCAACGTCCAGGCCGGGGCGACCACCGCGCTCTCCCGTGTCGCCCACGGCCTGTGGCTGCTGCTGTTCGCCGCGCTCCTGCCCGCCGCTGTGGGGATCATCCCGCTGGCCTCGCTCGCCGGAATCCTCGTGCACGCCGGGTGCAAGCTGGTGCCCGCCAGGGAGTTCGGGCCGCTCTGGCGCGAACACCGGGGGGAAGCCCTGCTGCTGGCGGTCACCGCGATCGCCATCGTGGTGACCAACCTCTTCGAAGGGGTCGTCCTCGGGCTGCTGCTCGCGGTGGTCAAGTCGGCCTGGGAGACCTCGCACATCCAGCTCACCACCCATGAGCTGACCGGCGGCCGGGTGGTGGTGGCCCTCACCGGGAACGCCACCTTCCTGCGGCTGCCCCGCATCCTGGAACAACTGGAGGGACTCCCGCAGGACCGGCCCATCGAGCTCGACCTGACCGGGGTGCGCCACCTCGACCACGCCTGTCGGATCGCCCTGGAGAACTGGGCGCGCCGCCACCACCATGCGGAGACCGAGCCGGTGACGATCCGCCGGCAGCCCTCCCCCTGA